Proteins from a single region of Planctomycetia bacterium:
- a CDS encoding PhoPQ-activated pathogenicity-related family protein: MICTFSRPARVVLATLVALFLAPACLFAAEPNTHDGPLDRYLAKPDASFRWKVVQSTPGDGVTSHVLDVTSQTWRTSDDVNRTEWQHWVVVVVPDKVTTDHALLLIGGGRNGGDAPREADGFLRAVAAATGSVTVEVKQTPNQPLIFHNDGVNRVEDDLIAYTWDQFLKTGDETWPARLPMVKGVVRAMDAVQAFCLSEAGGKHDIQHFVVAGGSKRGWTTWLTGATDPRVSAIMPIVIDVVNVKASMDHHYAAYGFWAPAVGNYVEHKIVDRKEMPEYAKLLAIEDPFSYRDRLTMPKYIINAAGDEFFLPDSSQFYFDELQGEKHLRYVPNAKHSLDGSDARESIAAFYNAVFKGIPRPEFTWTFEDDGAIRVKSEQKPKQVNVWRATNPDARDFRLDTIGPAYVSAELTATADGEYVARVPIPEAGWTAYFVELVYDSGFIHPFKFTTSVRVMPDTLPHQDKLDAISGNGKP, from the coding sequence ATGATCTGCACGTTTTCTCGTCCGGCTCGCGTCGTTCTTGCGACGCTGGTCGCGCTGTTTCTGGCCCCCGCCTGTCTGTTCGCCGCGGAACCCAATACGCACGACGGACCATTGGACCGCTACCTGGCGAAGCCGGATGCGAGTTTTCGCTGGAAGGTGGTGCAGTCGACGCCCGGCGATGGCGTAACGAGCCATGTGCTCGACGTCACCTCGCAGACCTGGCGGACGAGCGATGATGTCAATCGCACCGAGTGGCAGCACTGGGTCGTCGTCGTGGTGCCGGATAAGGTGACGACGGACCACGCGTTGTTGTTGATCGGCGGCGGCCGCAATGGCGGCGATGCTCCGCGCGAAGCGGATGGATTCCTGCGAGCGGTCGCGGCGGCCACCGGCAGCGTCACCGTGGAAGTAAAGCAGACGCCCAACCAGCCGCTCATTTTTCACAACGACGGCGTGAACCGCGTGGAAGACGATCTGATCGCCTATACTTGGGATCAGTTCCTCAAGACCGGCGACGAAACCTGGCCCGCGCGGCTGCCGATGGTCAAAGGCGTCGTGCGTGCGATGGACGCCGTGCAGGCCTTCTGTCTGAGCGAAGCCGGCGGCAAGCATGACATTCAACACTTCGTCGTGGCTGGCGGATCGAAACGTGGTTGGACCACTTGGCTGACCGGCGCCACCGACCCGCGCGTGAGCGCGATCATGCCGATCGTGATCGACGTCGTCAACGTCAAGGCGTCGATGGATCATCACTACGCGGCCTACGGGTTCTGGGCGCCGGCCGTCGGCAATTACGTCGAGCACAAGATCGTCGATCGCAAGGAAATGCCGGAATATGCCAAGCTGCTGGCCATCGAAGACCCGTTCAGCTATCGCGATCGACTGACGATGCCGAAATACATCATCAACGCCGCGGGCGATGAATTCTTTCTCCCCGATTCATCTCAGTTCTACTTCGACGAGTTGCAGGGCGAGAAACATCTGCGCTACGTGCCGAACGCGAAGCACTCGCTCGACGGGTCCGACGCCCGTGAGAGCATCGCCGCCTTCTACAATGCAGTGTTCAAGGGCATCCCGCGGCCGGAGTTCACTTGGACCTTCGAGGACGACGGCGCGATTCGCGTGAAGTCGGAGCAGAAGCCCAAGCAGGTCAACGTCTGGCGCGCGACGAATCCAGACGCCCGCGACTTCCGGCTCGACACGATCGGTCCGGCCTATGTTAGCGCGGAACTGACCGCGACCGCGGACGGCGAATACGTCGCCCGCGTGCCGATTCCCGAGGCCGGCTGGACGGCGTATTTCGTGGAACTGGTCTACGACAGCGGGTTCATCCACCCGTTTAAGTTCACCACCTCCGTGCGCGTCATGCCGGATACTTTGCCGCATCAGGACAAGCTCGATGCGATCAGTGGGAATGGCAAGCCGTAA